One part of the Arabidopsis thaliana chromosome 4, partial sequence genome encodes these proteins:
- a CDS encoding Regulator of Vps4 activity in the MVB pathway protein (Regulator of Vps4 activity in the MVB pathway protein; CONTAINS InterPro DOMAIN/s: Protein of unknown function DUF292, eukaryotic (InterPro:IPR005061); BEST Arabidopsis thaliana protein match is: Regulator of Vps4 activity in the MVB pathway protein (TAIR:AT1G34220.2); Has 794 Blast hits to 754 proteins in 186 species: Archae - 0; Bacteria - 4; Metazoa - 200; Fungi - 205; Plants - 312; Viruses - 0; Other Eukaryotes - 73 (source: NCBI BLink).), whose amino-acid sequence MTAAEVASAQTKKLMKFSLSLFRRGFNSSKCKTAAKMAVARIKLIRNKRLVVVKQMRRDIAVLLQSGQDATARIRVEHVIREQNIQAANEIIELFCELIVSRLTIITKQKQCPVDLKEGIASLIFAAPRCSEIPELGDLRDIFAKKYGKDFVSAATDLRPSCGVNRMLIDKLSVRNPGGEYKLKIMKEIAKEFQVDWDTTETEQELLKPQEESIDGPRKFVSASSLPVNRAAINEPIDPTKAVPRSTSSMSINTHYHDTESAAEAATELAKQAVAAAQVASLLATRRDSSNKEFSVSSDHSTHQKDSQYMDHHHHHPGSRRQSRDSETSSYYAKPGAENRGMGRRHSYNNPGINESDYEEEYTNTEAEAKETMRRRHSYNPRSVPPPATSEIKFDESDYYEEETEPDEPSQGRVSSLPPNRAPPQAPQSGESRQDSSGHQVHPKLPDYDILAARFEAIRHSKGPLI is encoded by the exons atgacGGCGGCCGAAGTAGCTTCTGCGCAGACCAAGAAGCTCATGAAGTTTAGTCTTTCTCTCTTCCGTCGTGGCTTTAACTCCTCTAAATG CAAAACGGCGGCGAAGATGGCTGTGGCTCGTATAAAGCTTATAAGGAACAAGAGATTAGTTGTGGTGAAGCAAATGAGGCGTGACATCGctgttcttcttcaatccgGTCAAGATGCCACTGCTCGAATCAGA GTTGAGCATGTGATAAGGGAACAGAACATTCAGGCAGCAAACGAAATCATTGAGCTTTTCTGTGAACTTATTGTTTCTCGTCTCACTATCATCACTAAGCAAAA GCAATGTCCTGTGGATCTTAAGGAAGGTATTGCTAGTTTGATTTTTGCTGCGCCTAGATGCTCTGAAATTCCTGAGCTTGGAGATCTTAGAGACATCTTTGCGAAGAAATATGGGAAAGATTTTGTATCTGCTGCTACTGATTTGCGTCCTAGCTGCGGTGTTAACCGGATG TTGATTGATAAGCTTTCGGTTAGAAATCCCGGTGGAGAATACAAACTGAAAATCATGAAGGAAATTGCAAAGGAATTCCAGGTTGATTGGGATACTACAGAGACAGAGCAAGAACTTCTCAAACCTCAAGAAGAAAGCATA GACGGGCCACGTAAGTTTGTTAGCGCTTCAAGCTTACCAGTTAATCGTGCAGCTATCAACGAGCCTATTGATCCTACCAAAGCAGTGCCAAG ATCGACTAGTAGCATGAGCATCAACACGCATTATCATGACACCGAGTCAGCAGCGGAAGCAGCTACAGAATTAGCCAAACAGGCAGTTGCAGCAGCACAAGTAGCCTCCTTATTAGCTACCAGAAGAGACAGCAGCAACAAGGAGTTCTCTGTATCTTCTGATCATTCAACACACCAGAAGGATTCACAGTAcatggatcatcatcatcatcatccaggTTCAAGAAGACAATCACGAGACTCCGAAACAAGTTCCTATTACGCAAAACCTGGtgcagaaaacagaggaatggGTAGGAGACACAGCTACAACAATCCGGGTATTAATGAATCTGACTACGAGGAAGAGTATACCAATACCGAagcagaagcaaaagaaacaatgagGAGGAGACACAGCTACAACCCTCGATCAGTTCCTCCTCCTGCAACTTCTGAGATCAAGTTTGATGAGTCAGACTACTACGAGGAAGAGACAGAGCCAGATGAACCATCACAGGGTCGTGTTTCTTCTCTCCCGCCAAACCGAGCACCGCCTCAGGCTCCTCAGTCCGGTGAGTCCAGACAGGACTCGAGCGGTCACCAGGTTCACCCAAAACTGCCTGACTATGATATTTTGGCTGCACGTTTTGAAGCAATCAGACACAGTAAAGGGCCATTGATCTGA
- a CDS encoding F-box SKIP23-like protein (DUF295) (FUNCTIONS IN: molecular_function unknown; INVOLVED IN: biological_process unknown; LOCATED IN: cellular_component unknown; CONTAINS InterPro DOMAIN/s: F-box domain, cyclin-like (InterPro:IPR001810), Protein of unknown function DUF295 (InterPro:IPR005174); BEST Arabidopsis thaliana protein match is: F-box family protein with a domain of unknown function (DUF295) (TAIR:AT1G44080.1); Has 30201 Blast hits to 17322 proteins in 780 species: Archae - 12; Bacteria - 1396; Metazoa - 17338; Fungi - 3422; Plants - 5037; Viruses - 0; Other Eukaryotes - 2996 (source: NCBI BLink).), which produces MSEATVWSDLPGELLDHIANGLFSKVELLRFRSICKTFRSAVDSDKNFLDHLKRNRRRLLSPYSTGKTCSLSPAAFYRVVLSSYPDKGWLIKLQDAYVSSQKQLLSPLSRFSIKSSGKTLDLLEFTVSEIHQSYDVEYLYYNSTRASFNFARVVLAEDFVFIVDNYKKIWLCNSNESDSHWVRIMDEEVKLFSDIVFHKGYMYALDLTGAVWWISLSEFGIFQFGPSSTPMDYCDIDECKDKRFVEYCGDLCIVHRFSRKFRIKRVDIDMTVGFKVYKMDEELVEYVEVKSLGDKAFVMATDSCFSVLAREYYGCLENSIYFTEQNNVKVFKLGDGSITNMVDSSFQSCFQMLIPPLV; this is translated from the coding sequence atgAGTGAAGCCACCGTGTGGTCTGATTTACCCGGAGAACTCCTCGATCATATAGCCAACGGTCTCTTCTCCAAAGTCGAGCTTCTCCGATTCCGTAGCATCTGCAAAACCTTCCGTTCTGCGGTTGACTCCGACAAGAATTTTCTCGACCACCTCAAACGCAACCGTAGACGCCTTCTCTCTCCTTACAGTACTGGTAAAACGTGTTCGCTCTCTCCCGCAGCTTTCTATCGAGTGGTTCTGTCGTCATATCCGGACAAAGGATGGCTTATCAAACTCCAAGATGCCTATGTCTCCTCTCAAAAGCAGCTcctttctcctctctctcgtTTCTCCATCAAATCATCTGGCAAAACCCTAGATCTCTTGGAGTTCACGGTTTCAGAGATTCATCAATCTTACGACGTGGAATACTTATATTATAATTCGACTAGAGCATCGTTTAATTTCGCTAGAGTTGTTCTAGCAGAGGACTTTGTTTTCATAGTTGATAACTACAAGAAAATCTGGTTGTGCAATAGTAACGAAAGTGATAGTCATTGGGTAAGAATCATGGATGAAGAAGTTAAACTTTTCTCGGATATTGTATTTCACAAAGGTTATATGTATGCCTTAGACTTAACAGGAGCAGTTTGGTGGATTAGTTTATCTGAGTTTGGAATATTTCAATTCGGACCTTCAAGTACTCCAATGGACTACTGTGACATTGATGAGTGCAAAGACAAGAGGTTCGTTGAGTATTGCGGAGATCTATGCATTGTTCATCGATTTTCTAGGAAATTTCGCATAAAGCGAGTTGATATAGATATGACAGTTGGTTTCAAGGTTTATAAGATGGACGAGGAATTGGTTGAATATGTTGAGGTTAAGTCTTTGGGAGATAAGGCTTTTGTGATGGCTACAGATAGTTGTTTCTCTGTCTTGGCGAGAGAGTACTATGGATGTTTGGAGAATTCGATCTATTTTACAGAGCAAAACAATGTTAAAGTGTTCAAGCTTGGTGATGGTAGTATCACTAACATggttgattcttcttttcagAGTTGTTTTCAGATGCTTATTCCTCCTTTAGTTTGA
- the RecQl3 gene encoding DEAD/DEAH box RNA helicase family protein (RecQl3; FUNCTIONS IN: ATP binding, ATP-dependent helicase activity; INVOLVED IN: DNA recombination; LOCATED IN: cellular_component unknown; EXPRESSED IN: 18 plant structures; EXPRESSED DURING: 10 growth stages; CONTAINS InterPro DOMAIN/s: DNA/RNA helicase, DEAD/DEAH box type, N-terminal (InterPro:IPR011545), DNA helicase, ATP-dependent, RecQ type (InterPro:IPR004589), DNA helicase, ATP-dependent, RecQ type, N-terminal (InterPro:IPR018329), DEAD-like helicase, N-terminal (InterPro:IPR014001), DNA/RNA helicase, C-terminal (InterPro:IPR001650), Helicase, superfamily 1/2, ATP-binding domain (InterPro:IPR014021); BEST Arabidopsis thaliana protein match is: RECQ helicase L2 (TAIR:AT1G31360.1); Has 32322 Blast hits to 32243 proteins in 2865 species: Archae - 544; Bacteria - 19123; Metazoa - 3830; Fungi - 3081; Plants - 1743; Viruses - 10; Other Eukaryotes - 3991 (source: NCBI BLink).), with amino-acid sequence MKKSPLPVQNVQSSDKNVAGKEALVKLLRWHFGHADFRGKQLEAIQAVVSGRDCFCLMPTGGGKSICYQIPALAKPGIVLVVSPLIALMENQVMALKEKGIAAEYLSSTQATHVKNKIHEDLDSGKPSVRLLYVTPELIATKGFMLKLRKLHSRGLLNLIAIDEAHCISSWGHDFRPSYRQLSTLRDSLADVPVLALTATAAPKVQKDVIDSLNLRNPLVLKSSFNRPNIFYEVRYKDLLDNAYTDLGNLLKSCGNICAIIYCLERTTCDDLSVHLSSIGISSAAYHAGLNSKMRSTVLDDWLSSKKQIIVATVAFGMGIDKKDVRMVCHFNIPKSMESFYQESGRAGRDQLPSRSVLYYGVDDRKKMEYLLRNSENKKSSSSKKPTSDFEQIVTYCEGSGCRRKKILESFGEEFPVQQCKKTCDACKHPNQVAHCLEELMTTASRRHNSSRIFITSSNNKTNEGQYSEFWNRNEDGSNSNEEISDSDDATEAANSVTGPKLSKKLGLDEKLVLLEQAEEKYYERNKQVKKSEKNAISEALRDSSKQRLLDALTRVLQLLACVEEIDSQKGSEFLENECYRKYSKAGKSFYYSQIASTVRWLGTASRDELMTRLSSVVSLAREQEPLEEPLLATEPVENIEEEDDGKTNTVESRVDEPTQELVVSPILSPIRLPQVPSFSEFVNRRKIKQNTLIDKSSEGFDDKKPAKIMKLQ; translated from the exons ATGAAGAAATCGCCGTTGCCGGTGCAGAATGTGCAGAGCTCCGATAAGAACGTTGCCGGAAAAGAAGCATTGGTGAAGCTTTTGAGATGGCATTTCGGTCATGCAGATTTCAGAGGGAAGCAATTGGAGGCTATTCAAGCTGTTGTATCTG GAAGGGATTGCTTTTGCTTGATGCCAACGGGAGGAGGAAAATCGATTTGTTATCAGATACCTGCATTAGCTAAACCTGGAATCGTCCTTGTTGTGTCTCCTTTGATTG CTTTGATG GAAAATCAAGTAATGGCGCTGAAGGAGAAAGGTATTGCTGCTGAGTATCTCTCATCTACCCAAGCTACACATGTTAAGAACAAG ATCCATGAAGACCTTGATTCTGGAAAACCCTCAGTAAGATTGCTGTATGTTACTCCAGAATTGATTGCGACGAAAGGGTTTATGTTGAAGCTGAGAAAACTCCATTCCAGGGGTTTGCTAAATCTTATAGCTATAGACGAG gCGCATTGCATCTCATCATGGGGCCACGACTTCAG ACCTAGTTATCGTCAACTTTCAACCTTGAGAGATTCTTTGGCAGATGTTCCGGTGTTGGCTCTAACTGCTACTGCTGCTCCCAA AGTACAAAAGGATGTTATCGACTCCTTGAATTTGCGGAATCCTTTGGTCCTCAAGTCTTCTTTCAATCGCCCAAATATCTTCTATGAAG TTCGTTACAAAGATCTTTTGGATAATGCTTATACTGATTTGGGCAACTTGCTCAAGTCATGTGGAAATATTTGTGCAATTATCTATTGCCTTGAGCGTACAACCTGTGATGACTTGTCTGTTCATCTTTCCAGTATTGGGATTTCTTCTGCGG CCTATCATGCAGGACTCAATAGTAAAATGAGGAGTACTGTTTTAGATGATTGGCTGTCCTCCAAGAAGCAAATTATTGTTGCCACAGTGGCTTTCGG AATG GGCATAGATAAGAAGGATGTCAGAATGGTTTGCCATTTTAACATTCCAAAATCAATGGAATCTTTCTATCAAGAGTCTGGTAGAGCAGGTCGGGATCAATTACCTTCAAGAAGTGTATTATACTATGGTGTAGATGACAGAAAGAAAATG GAATATCTTCTGCGGAATTCGGAGAATAAGAAATCCTCATCCTCTAAGAAGCCTACATCTGACTTTGAACAG ATTGTGACGTACTGCGAAGGTTCTGGATGccgaagaaaaaagattcttgAGAGCTTTGGTGAAGAG TTTCCTGTGCAGCAATGCAAAAAAACGTGTGATGCATGTAAGCATCCTAATCAAGTTGCTCATTGCTTGGAGGAGCTTATGACCACTGCCTCCCGAAGACACAATTCTTCTCGAATTTTCATCACCAG CTCGAACAATAAGACCAATGAGGGACAGTACTCTGAGTTCTGGAATCGTAATGAAGATGGAAGCAATTCCAATGAGGAAATATCAGATTCAGATG ATGCCACTGAGGCTGCCAATAGCGTAACAGGACCTAAACTATCGAAAAAGTTGGGACTAGACGAGAAATTGGTTTTACTGGAGCAAGCTGAGGAAAAGTACTACGAAAGGAATAAACAG GTCAAAAAGTCAGAGAAGAATGCAATATCTGAAGCCCTAAGGGATTCGAGCAAGCAGAGACTCTTGGATGCGTTGACACGAGTACTTCAGCTGCTTGCCTGTGTGGAGGA GATTGATTCCCAGAAAGGATCCGAGTTTCTTGAAAATGAGTGCTATCGAAAATATAGCAAAGCAGGGAAATCGTTTTACTACTCGCAGATAGCGAGTACTGTGAGATGGCTAGGAACCGCAAGCAGAGATGAGCTAATGACCCGACTTAGCTCAGTGGTCAGTTTGGCTAGAGAGCAAGAGCCATTAGAAGAGCCGTTGCTGGCTACTGAACCGGTGGAGAAcatagaggaagaagatgatggtaaGACTAACACGGTCGAGTCAAGGGTTGATGAACCGACACAAGAGCTAGTGGTGAGTCCGATCCTTTCGCCTATAAGGCTTCCACAAGTTCCATCATTCTCAGAGTTTGTTAACcggagaaaaataaaacaaaacacattgaTAGATAAATCTTCTGAAGGTTTTGATGACAAGAAACCGGCAAAGATAATGAAgcttcaataa
- the RecQl3 gene encoding DEAD/DEAH box RNA helicase family protein (RecQl3; FUNCTIONS IN: ATP binding, ATP-dependent helicase activity; INVOLVED IN: DNA recombination; LOCATED IN: cellular_component unknown; EXPRESSED IN: 18 plant structures; EXPRESSED DURING: 10 growth stages; CONTAINS InterPro DOMAIN/s: DNA/RNA helicase, DEAD/DEAH box type, N-terminal (InterPro:IPR011545), DNA helicase, ATP-dependent, RecQ type (InterPro:IPR004589), DNA helicase, ATP-dependent, RecQ type, N-terminal (InterPro:IPR018329), DNA/RNA helicase, C-terminal (InterPro:IPR001650), Helicase, superfamily 1/2, ATP-binding domain (InterPro:IPR014021); BEST Arabidopsis thaliana protein match is: RECQ helicase L2 (TAIR:AT1G31360.1); Has 28158 Blast hits to 28089 proteins in 2765 species: Archae - 286; Bacteria - 16813; Metazoa - 3341; Fungi - 2669; Plants - 1491; Viruses - 10; Other Eukaryotes - 3548 (source: NCBI BLink).) yields the protein MALKEKGIAAEYLSSTQATHVKNKIHEDLDSGKPSVRLLYVTPELIATKGFMLKLRKLHSRGLLNLIAIDEAHCISSWGHDFRPSYRQLSTLRDSLADVPVLALTATAAPKVQKDVIDSLNLRNPLVLKSSFNRPNIFYEVRYKDLLDNAYTDLGNLLKSCGNICAIIYCLERTTCDDLSVHLSSIGISSAAYHAGLNSKMRSTVLDDWLSSKKQIIVATVAFGMGIDKKDVRMVCHFNIPKSMESFYQESGRAGRDQLPSRSVLYYGVDDRKKMEYLLRNSENKKSSSSKKPTSDFEQIVTYCEGSGCRRKKILESFGEEFPVQQCKKTCDACKHPNQVAHCLEELMTTASRRHNSSRIFITSSNNKTNEGQYSEFWNRNEDGSNSNEEISDSDDATEAANSVTGPKLSKKLGLDEKLVLLEQAEEKYYERNKQVKKSEKNAISEALRDSSKQRLLDALTRVLQLLACVEEIDSQKGSEFLENECYRKYSKAGKSFYYSQIASTVRWLGTASRDELMTRLSSVVSLAREQEPLEEPLLATEPVENIEEEDDGKTNTVESRVDEPTQELVVSPILSPIRLPQVPSFSEFVNRRKIKQNTLIDKSSEGFDDKKPAKIMKLQ from the exons ATGGCGCTGAAGGAGAAAGGTATTGCTGCTGAGTATCTCTCATCTACCCAAGCTACACATGTTAAGAACAAG ATCCATGAAGACCTTGATTCTGGAAAACCCTCAGTAAGATTGCTGTATGTTACTCCAGAATTGATTGCGACGAAAGGGTTTATGTTGAAGCTGAGAAAACTCCATTCCAGGGGTTTGCTAAATCTTATAGCTATAGACGAG gCGCATTGCATCTCATCATGGGGCCACGACTTCAG ACCTAGTTATCGTCAACTTTCAACCTTGAGAGATTCTTTGGCAGATGTTCCGGTGTTGGCTCTAACTGCTACTGCTGCTCCCAA AGTACAAAAGGATGTTATCGACTCCTTGAATTTGCGGAATCCTTTGGTCCTCAAGTCTTCTTTCAATCGCCCAAATATCTTCTATGAAG TTCGTTACAAAGATCTTTTGGATAATGCTTATACTGATTTGGGCAACTTGCTCAAGTCATGTGGAAATATTTGTGCAATTATCTATTGCCTTGAGCGTACAACCTGTGATGACTTGTCTGTTCATCTTTCCAGTATTGGGATTTCTTCTGCGG CCTATCATGCAGGACTCAATAGTAAAATGAGGAGTACTGTTTTAGATGATTGGCTGTCCTCCAAGAAGCAAATTATTGTTGCCACAGTGGCTTTCGG AATG GGCATAGATAAGAAGGATGTCAGAATGGTTTGCCATTTTAACATTCCAAAATCAATGGAATCTTTCTATCAAGAGTCTGGTAGAGCAGGTCGGGATCAATTACCTTCAAGAAGTGTATTATACTATGGTGTAGATGACAGAAAGAAAATG GAATATCTTCTGCGGAATTCGGAGAATAAGAAATCCTCATCCTCTAAGAAGCCTACATCTGACTTTGAACAG ATTGTGACGTACTGCGAAGGTTCTGGATGccgaagaaaaaagattcttgAGAGCTTTGGTGAAGAG TTTCCTGTGCAGCAATGCAAAAAAACGTGTGATGCATGTAAGCATCCTAATCAAGTTGCTCATTGCTTGGAGGAGCTTATGACCACTGCCTCCCGAAGACACAATTCTTCTCGAATTTTCATCACCAG CTCGAACAATAAGACCAATGAGGGACAGTACTCTGAGTTCTGGAATCGTAATGAAGATGGAAGCAATTCCAATGAGGAAATATCAGATTCAGATG ATGCCACTGAGGCTGCCAATAGCGTAACAGGACCTAAACTATCGAAAAAGTTGGGACTAGACGAGAAATTGGTTTTACTGGAGCAAGCTGAGGAAAAGTACTACGAAAGGAATAAACAG GTCAAAAAGTCAGAGAAGAATGCAATATCTGAAGCCCTAAGGGATTCGAGCAAGCAGAGACTCTTGGATGCGTTGACACGAGTACTTCAGCTGCTTGCCTGTGTGGAGGA GATTGATTCCCAGAAAGGATCCGAGTTTCTTGAAAATGAGTGCTATCGAAAATATAGCAAAGCAGGGAAATCGTTTTACTACTCGCAGATAGCGAGTACTGTGAGATGGCTAGGAACCGCAAGCAGAGATGAGCTAATGACCCGACTTAGCTCAGTGGTCAGTTTGGCTAGAGAGCAAGAGCCATTAGAAGAGCCGTTGCTGGCTACTGAACCGGTGGAGAAcatagaggaagaagatgatggtaaGACTAACACGGTCGAGTCAAGGGTTGATGAACCGACACAAGAGCTAGTGGTGAGTCCGATCCTTTCGCCTATAAGGCTTCCACAAGTTCCATCATTCTCAGAGTTTGTTAACcggagaaaaataaaacaaaacacattgaTAGATAAATCTTCTGAAGGTTTTGATGACAAGAAACCGGCAAAGATAATGAAgcttcaataa
- a CDS encoding SEC14 cytosolic factor family protein / phosphoglyceride transfer family protein (SEC14 cytosolic factor family protein / phosphoglyceride transfer family protein; CONTAINS InterPro DOMAIN/s: Cellular retinaldehyde-binding/triple function, C-terminal (InterPro:IPR001251); BEST Arabidopsis thaliana protein match is: SEC14 cytosolic factor family protein / phosphoglyceride transfer family protein (TAIR:AT3G10210.1); Has 1807 Blast hits to 1807 proteins in 277 species: Archae - 0; Bacteria - 0; Metazoa - 736; Fungi - 347; Plants - 385; Viruses - 0; Other Eukaryotes - 339 (source: NCBI BLink).) produces the protein MSSQISEIEQEQLIEKLEIFKIHGRDKRGRKILRIIGKFFPARFLSLDVLKKYLEEKIFPRLGRKPFAVLYVHTGVQRSENFPGISALRAIYDAIPVNVRDNLQEVYFLHPGLQSRLFLATCGRFLFSGGLYGKLRYISRVDYLWEHVRRNEIEMPEFVYDHDDDLEYRPMMDYGQESDHARVFAGAAVDSSVSSFSMRCIS, from the exons aTGAGTTCTCAGATTTCGGAGATTGAACAAGAGCAGCTGATCGAGAAGCTTGAGATCTTCAAGATCCATGGCAGAGACAAACGTGGCCGTAAGATCCTTCGTATTATCGGAAAATTCTTCCCAG CTCGATTTCTGTCACTGGATGTGTTGAAGAAGTATCTAGAGGAGAAGATATTTCCTCGATTAGGTAGAAAACCATTCGCCGTACTCTACGTCCACACCGGCGTACAGAGAAGCGAGAACTTCCCAGGTATCTCAGCTCTACGAGCGATCTACGACGCAATTCCGGTAAACGTCAGAGACAATCTTCAGGAGGTTTACTTCCTCCATCCAGGTCTTCAATCACGTCTCTTCCTCGCCACCTGCGGCCGATTTCTATTTTCCGGCGG GTTGTACGGGAAGCTGAGGTACATAAGCAGAGTTGATTATCTGTGGGAACATGTGAGGAGGAATGAGATAGAGATGCCGGAGTTTGTATACGATCACGATGATGATCTGGAGTATCGTCCGATGATGGATTACGGTCAAGAAAGCGATCACGCGAGGGTTTTCGCCGGAGCCGCCGTGGATTCATCAGTCTCAAGTTTCTCCATGAGGTGTATCTCATAG